AGGGGGCAGCGAACGCGTTGAAAAAAGGTGCGCTGATCGTGAACATGAGCACCATTGGCGTGGATGAAACCAAGGCGTTCGCGCTGGAGTTCGCCGGGCGGGGGATTGAGTGGATGGACGCGCCGGTGTCGGGATCGGTACAACCTGCCGAACAGGGCACGCTGGTCGTGCTGGCCGGAGGGTCCGAGGCCGCTTTCAATCGCGCGCATCCGCTGCTTGAGACAATGGCGAAAGACGTCTTTCACATCGGGGACGTGGGGGCCGGGGCAGCCATGAAGCTGTGCGTCAACGCGTTTTTAGGGATGACGCTGCAGGCGGTCTCGGAGTGCATGGCGGTCGCTGATAAAACGGGGATCGGACGAGAACAGTTTCTGAACGTCCTGTCCACGACTTCGACGTGGTCGCCGCTGTTGAGTGCGAAACGGTCTTCCTTTGTGGAAGGCAGCTATCCGGCGTCGTTTTCGTTGAAGCACATGGTCAAGGACTTGGGCTTGATGGCGCACCAGGTGGCCGAGGTCACAGCGACCGCGCCGGCGCTGTTCGCAACCTACGCAACGTTCTTGTCTGCACTGGCGAATGGGTTGGCGGAGGAAGATATGGCGGCCATTGCAGCACACGTTGCGAAACTGGGGGGCAGTGCGTGACCCGGCGGGCTGTGATTCTCGATCGCGATGGCGTGATGCATGACCATCGACACGAGGTCAATTCAAGGCGGCGTCGGCCCCGGCTGCATGACGGAGGAAGCGCTGGCCGCGGTGCGCGCCGCGGTGCGCGAACAGCTGCGGCTGCCAATTTGCTCGAAGCCGCACAGTGGATCGCCAAGGATACATATACTGCACCAGCAGCCCCCTAGACGGCGGCGGATGTGATGCGACGCTGACCGTGATCGGTGAAGACCGTCTGGGCCGGAGCGGGCTGCGGTTGCGGGGGTGGATGGATTGTATCCAGGAGGCGGATGGATCGATGGCGCTGGGGTGCTGTGGCGTGGCCCATGGGCACCGGACGGCCGCGCTGGCTGGGATGTTCAGCCTTGGCTCACGGAGCCTTGGCTGACGTCGTGTGACCCGTGGATGCCGGCGCATACCCCGTGGGGCCCCGAGGGTGCCTGGCACGTCTATCCCTGGTGGCTGCGGTCCGGCGGCGCTGGTTGGCAAGCTGCCCCCTGGCCGGGACCGTGGCACGGTTTTGCCGGGCCCGCAGAGGCGTGGGCAGGTCGGGGGGCATTTTCCCAGAGTTATCCGCATGGCTACCCGTACTTTCCGCTGCCATCCATGCTGGGGTGGTGGTCGGACGCGTGGGCCATGCAGCCCTACCACTCGGTGTGGTGGGGCTGATGTGTACCAGAACTGGAGGAATAGGACAATGCTCGATGGCGCAGCCGAGACGACGTTCGTCGATTTGCAAGACGCGTTCGTGAGAACAGGGTTTGAACGCGAGCTCCTTTGCGTGCGCGGGCAGCTTGGACAAGCCTGCCCGCTGGAAATTGGCGGGGAGCGCATTCTCACAGCGCAGCGCCTGCTCGCGCGGAATCCCTCTGCGAACGAAGAGGTGGTTGCGGAAGTGTCGATGGGCGACGCGCGTCTGCTGGTCCGCGGCCTCGACGCAGCGAAGGCTGCGGCTGCGAACTGGAAGCGCCAATCGTTCACCGACCGGGCACGGTACCTGCTGCGCGCGGCCGCCTTCCTGCGGCAGCGGCAAACGATGCTGTCCGCCTGGATTTGTTTGGGGACGGGGATGACGTGGGCGGAGTCCACGCAGGAAACGCGCCGTGCCGTCGCGTCTCTTGAAGCCTGCGGACAACGCGCGCTCCGTCTGGGCGAGGGTGTGACCGTGACGTACCTTGGGACGGACGATCACGAGCAACGATACATCCCGCTCGGTGTGGGTGTCGTCCTCGCAGATGACCGTCAGTCCTTCGCACAGACGGTCGCACAGGCTGCTGCGGCGATGGCCGCCGGCAACACGGTTGTGCTGATTCCCGCTGTGCAGACGGCTGTGACGGCCAGCAAATGGCTGGAGGTGATGCGTTTGGCTGGGCTGCCGGACGGTGTGCTCAACTTGGTTCCCGCGGCTTCGCTGCATGACGCGGCGGCCGTGGCGAAATCGCACGCGAAGTTCGTACTGCCCCAAGGTTCATCGTGGAAGGATACGGTGGTGGTGGACGAGCAGGCGGCCGTGGAGGAAGCGGCTCAGCAGATTGTACGTGCGGCGTTCGGCTGGGCGGGACAGGCGCCGGGGGCATGCGCCAGGGTCATCGCGCACGAAGCCGTGTACGAAGACCTGACAGACCGTCTGGTCGAATTGACGCAGCAACTGGTGGTTGGCGATGCAGCGGATGCGCGCACGCAGATGGGGCCGCTGGTGGGTGACGCCGCGCGCGAGGCGGCAGCGGTGCACCTCGCGGCGTGTGCACGACAGGGTCGGCTGTTGTACGGCGGACGTTCCGTCGGCGCACAGGGGTGGTTCATGGAACCCGCAATTGTTGGCGATCTCGATGCAAATGCGCAGCCCGTGGCATCGGATGTGCAGGGGCCAGTGCTGCTGCTGACGGAGGCACCGGATTTTGCGGCCGCCGTTGCGATGGCGAACCAGGCGGGCAACGGGCAGGTGGCCTCCGTGTTCAGTGATGAGCGCAGCCATCTGGAGGATGCGATGGAACGGCTGGATGCGCTGCACTTGTTCGTGAACCAAACCTGCAGCCAGCAGATGGCACAGGCGTGGACGGAGTCGGCGTGGGGCGGACCGGACATGCGAACGCTGATGCGCCGCAGAGCAGTTTGGGAGAGGTTGGCGGAGAAACGGTAAGGTTGTCATCTCGAACGGCAGGTTCGGTGGTATAATCGACTGGGAATCCTCCGTGTCGGTTGACTGCCGATACGCGGGTCGTGAGAGGGGTGGCTTGGTGCATTTAGGGATTGTGATTCCGACCTTCAATGAGCGCGAAAACGTGCAAACCATTACAGCGCGCATCGCGGATGCATTGCGCGGTCGGGATCTGACATACGAAATTTGGTTCATCGACGACAGCCGCGATGACACGCCGCAGGTGCTTGAGGCGCTGTCCGCGGCGCATCCGGAGGTCCACTATGTGCATCGCAAGGATGCGCGAGGGCTTGCTACCGCGGTGGTCGAGGGGTTTGCGCGGACTTCGGCGGAGTACCTGGTGGTCATGGATGCGGATTTGCAGCATCCACCGGAGCTGCTGCCGGTGATTGCGGAGCGGCTGGCAGAAGGGATCGACATCGTGATCCCAAGCCGATTTGTCCCGGGCGGGTCGGACGGCGGCCTGAACACTTTCCGGAAACTGGTTTCGTGGACAGCCAGGACCATGGGGCGTGTCGCGATTCGCAGGCTGCGGCACATCTCCGACTGTACGGGCGGGTATTTCGGGCTGCGGCGCAGTGTGCTGGCGGGCGCCGACCTGAGCCCGATTGGCTGGAAGATTCTGATGGAGATTCTCGTCAAGGGCCGGTATCAGACGGTGCACGAAGTGCCTTACCAATTCGTCGACCGAGACGCCGGCGAGTCGAAAATGAGCCTGCGTGAACAGTGGAATTACGTGCGGCATATTGTGCGCCTGGTCTGGAGCAGTCCGGAGGACCGGCGGTTTTACTTGTTCTGTTTTGTCGGGGGCTTGGGGATGGTCGTGAACCTGGCTGTGATGAGCCTGATGATGTACGTGTTCCACTTGCGCGAGGTGCCGTCCTCTGTGATTGCATCGCTGGTCGCGATGGCACACAACTTTCTGTGGAATGACAACATGACCTGGAAGGGTCACGCGCATCCCGTGAAGTGGCGGCGGGCGCTGCAAATTCCGATGTTCATGCTCATTTCAGGGGTCAGCCTGGCCATCACTGCGCTGTTCGTCAAAGGGTTTGTGTGGCTGCACTGGAGTCCGTTGGCGGGGCAGTTGATTGGTATCATCGTGGCGACTCTCTGGAGCTACACGGCGAACAACCGCTGGACCTGGAAGGCACCGAGCGATGCAGACCGCATCGAGTTGCTGCCGAAGATTCGCGTGACGCACGAAGATGTGAAGCCATAGCCAGACGCGGCACCTAAGCAGAACATAGGAAATCGAACGAACATGGGGCGCACTGCGGTGCAGGTGCCCCATTTGTCATTGGATTTGTACGCGTTCATCCCAGGCGCTGGCTGCAACAGGCTGCTGGCGACGATGGGCGATGGGCGATTACTGGCTTGTCCCCGCGTCCGGGGTGACCAGCCAGTTCGCAATGTACCCCGTCTCACCGTCCCCGAACTCCACTTCGTCCCAATCGCCAGATGTCCC
Above is a genomic segment from Alicyclobacillus cycloheptanicus containing:
- a CDS encoding glycosyltransferase, whose amino-acid sequence is MHLGIVIPTFNERENVQTITARIADALRGRDLTYEIWFIDDSRDDTPQVLEALSAAHPEVHYVHRKDARGLATAVVEGFARTSAEYLVVMDADLQHPPELLPVIAERLAEGIDIVIPSRFVPGGSDGGLNTFRKLVSWTARTMGRVAIRRLRHISDCTGGYFGLRRSVLAGADLSPIGWKILMEILVKGRYQTVHEVPYQFVDRDAGESKMSLREQWNYVRHIVRLVWSSPEDRRFYLFCFVGGLGMVVNLAVMSLMMYVFHLREVPSSVIASLVAMAHNFLWNDNMTWKGHAHPVKWRRALQIPMFMLISGVSLAITALFVKGFVWLHWSPLAGQLIGIIVATLWSYTANNRWTWKAPSDADRIELLPKIRVTHEDVKP
- a CDS encoding NAD(P)-dependent oxidoreductase, which produces MNAGLVKKRTTPNERGRVVRGAARRCMQVPRCTAARMYTKRGLNVMVNVGWIGLGKMGAPMARNLAKAGYRVKAYNRSNRSSDIGPCERVGSPAEAARDADMLFLMLSDADAIRTVLFDAEGAANALKKGALIVNMSTIGVDETKAFALEFAGRGIEWMDAPVSGSVQPAEQGTLVVLAGGSEAAFNRAHPLLETMAKDVFHIGDVGAGAAMKLCVNAFLGMTLQAVSECMAVADKTGIGREQFLNVLSTTSTWSPLLSAKRSSFVEGSYPASFSLKHMVKDLGLMAHQVAEVTATAPALFATYATFLSALANGLAEEDMAAIAAHVAKLGGSA
- a CDS encoding aldehyde dehydrogenase family protein, which gives rise to MLDGAAETTFVDLQDAFVRTGFERELLCVRGQLGQACPLEIGGERILTAQRLLARNPSANEEVVAEVSMGDARLLVRGLDAAKAAAANWKRQSFTDRARYLLRAAAFLRQRQTMLSAWICLGTGMTWAESTQETRRAVASLEACGQRALRLGEGVTVTYLGTDDHEQRYIPLGVGVVLADDRQSFAQTVAQAAAAMAAGNTVVLIPAVQTAVTASKWLEVMRLAGLPDGVLNLVPAASLHDAAAVAKSHAKFVLPQGSSWKDTVVVDEQAAVEEAAQQIVRAAFGWAGQAPGACARVIAHEAVYEDLTDRLVELTQQLVVGDAADARTQMGPLVGDAAREAAAVHLAACARQGRLLYGGRSVGAQGWFMEPAIVGDLDANAQPVASDVQGPVLLLTEAPDFAAAVAMANQAGNGQVASVFSDERSHLEDAMERLDALHLFVNQTCSQQMAQAWTESAWGGPDMRTLMRRRAVWERLAEKR